The following are encoded together in the Streptomyces sp. NBC_00358 genome:
- a CDS encoding sugar transferase, which translates to MRQGGLASPFPSARERLTNGAIRQPAIEWEQRYRRAVVTSDTVATAFVVAAIGNFFGARDAANWHEKWGILAFGTELLVLGALAVSRSWSPAVLGQGAEEFRRLGRSLFTATVVLALGGIALTSRNIKLWIFVAIPAIALVTMTARYLLRLWLHKQRKEGRCLRPVLAAGSLATVRDLITRTRKFPHLGWRVDAVCTTDGLGADGDQLDGVQVVGRLADVAGHVHRDGYRVVAVTPDPHWSPDRLQRLAWNLEGSDAEMIVAPVLMEVAGPRLHIDAVLGIPLLRVSMPTFTGGRRAIKGVVDRIGATILLMLFAPLMVFVGLLVLMDSRGGAFYRQRRVGKDGREFTILKFRTMVAGADGARAELADRNEGAGLLFKLRRDPRVTRVGTVLRRYSIDELPQLFNVLTGSMSLVGPRPPLPEESAAYGPDIRRRLLVKPGLTGLWQISGRSDLSWEEAVRLDLRYVEDWSLALDTVILWKTLRAVLYGQGAY; encoded by the coding sequence GTGCGGCAAGGGGGATTAGCCAGCCCGTTTCCGTCGGCGCGCGAGCGTCTGACGAACGGCGCGATCAGACAGCCCGCGATCGAATGGGAACAGCGGTACCGCCGCGCCGTGGTCACCAGCGACACGGTGGCCACCGCCTTCGTGGTGGCGGCGATCGGCAACTTCTTCGGGGCCCGGGACGCGGCCAACTGGCACGAGAAGTGGGGCATTCTCGCGTTCGGCACCGAGCTGTTGGTGCTGGGGGCCCTCGCGGTGAGCCGGTCGTGGTCTCCGGCCGTGCTCGGCCAGGGCGCCGAGGAGTTCCGTCGGCTCGGACGCTCGCTCTTCACGGCGACCGTCGTGCTGGCGCTCGGCGGGATCGCCCTCACCTCGCGCAACATCAAACTCTGGATCTTCGTCGCCATCCCCGCGATCGCTCTCGTCACCATGACGGCGCGGTATCTGCTGCGCCTCTGGCTGCACAAGCAGCGGAAGGAAGGGCGATGCCTGAGACCGGTGCTCGCCGCCGGGAGCCTGGCCACCGTGCGCGACCTGATCACCCGGACCCGCAAGTTCCCGCACCTCGGCTGGCGGGTGGACGCGGTGTGCACGACGGACGGTCTCGGGGCCGACGGTGACCAGCTGGACGGAGTGCAGGTCGTCGGACGGCTGGCGGACGTCGCGGGCCACGTCCACCGCGACGGCTACCGGGTCGTCGCGGTCACGCCGGACCCGCACTGGTCGCCCGACCGGCTGCAGCGGCTGGCCTGGAACCTCGAAGGCAGCGACGCCGAGATGATCGTGGCTCCCGTGCTGATGGAGGTGGCCGGCCCGCGGCTGCACATCGACGCGGTGCTCGGGATCCCGCTGCTGCGGGTCAGCATGCCGACCTTCACCGGCGGACGCCGGGCGATCAAGGGGGTCGTCGACCGCATAGGCGCAACGATTCTGCTGATGCTGTTCGCGCCCTTGATGGTGTTCGTCGGACTGCTTGTCCTGATGGACAGCCGGGGCGGGGCGTTCTACCGCCAGCGAAGAGTCGGCAAGGACGGCCGCGAGTTCACCATTCTCAAGTTCCGCACCATGGTCGCCGGGGCCGACGGCGCACGAGCGGAGCTGGCCGACCGCAACGAGGGGGCCGGCCTGCTGTTCAAGCTCCGCCGGGATCCCCGGGTGACCCGGGTGGGAACCGTGCTGCGCCGGTACTCGATCGACGAGCTCCCGCAGCTTTTCAACGTGCTCACCGGATCGATGTCGCTCGTCGGTCCGCGGCCTCCGTTACCCGAGGAGTCCGCCGCGTACGGCCCGGACATCCGCCGGCGCCTGCTGGTCAAGCCCGGACTCACCGGCCTGTGGCAGATCAGCGGACGCAGCGACCTGTCGTGGGAGGAGGCGGTCCGGCTGGACCTGCGGTACGTGGAGGACTGGTCGCTCGCCCTGGACACGGTGATCTTGTGGAAGACGCTGCGTGCGGTGCTCTACGGGCAGGGGGCCTACTGA
- a CDS encoding metallophosphoesterase — MTDTSNTRSADSEARAPRQSRLHRLMRYIPLVAPVLLWAVPCWALLYTGQNWSLAVILAGTALFALGLVGMPLAMVRGHGRRQQDRAAIVGDTLLGASWVLFTWSVLLGVLLRLALTVAGVGGSQDRARIVTWAVLGVTAVLLAWGYYEARRVPRVRRLDVELPRLGAGLDGTRVVLITDTHYGPLDRAGWSARVCETVNTLEADLVCHTGDIADGTAERRRAQATPLGTVRATWARVYVTGNHEYYSEAQGWVDLMDELGWEPLRNRHLLLERGGDTLVVAGVDDVTAESSGLAGHRAHLDGALSGADPELPVLLLAHQPKFVDRAAAAGVDLQLSGHTHGGQIWPFHHLVRIDQPVVAGLSHHGDRTRLYTSRGTGFWGPPFRVFAPSEITLLVLRSPHRPTQP, encoded by the coding sequence GTGACCGACACCAGCAACACCCGATCCGCCGACAGTGAAGCGCGAGCGCCGCGGCAGAGCCGACTGCACCGCCTGATGCGCTACATCCCCCTGGTCGCGCCCGTCCTGCTGTGGGCCGTGCCGTGCTGGGCGCTCCTGTACACCGGCCAGAACTGGTCCCTGGCCGTCATCCTGGCCGGCACCGCCCTGTTCGCCCTCGGCCTCGTCGGCATGCCGCTCGCGATGGTGCGCGGCCACGGCCGTCGCCAGCAGGACCGGGCGGCGATCGTCGGTGACACCCTGCTCGGTGCCAGCTGGGTGCTGTTCACCTGGTCCGTTCTGCTCGGCGTCCTCCTGCGGCTCGCCCTGACCGTGGCCGGCGTCGGCGGGAGCCAGGACCGGGCCCGAATCGTCACATGGGCCGTCCTCGGCGTCACCGCCGTGCTGCTCGCCTGGGGGTACTACGAGGCCCGCCGCGTGCCGCGCGTGCGCCGACTCGACGTGGAACTCCCGCGGCTGGGTGCCGGGTTGGACGGCACACGGGTCGTCCTCATCACCGACACCCACTACGGCCCACTCGATCGCGCCGGCTGGTCGGCACGGGTGTGCGAGACGGTGAACACCCTGGAGGCCGACCTCGTCTGCCACACCGGCGACATCGCGGACGGCACGGCCGAACGCCGCCGCGCCCAGGCCACCCCGCTCGGCACCGTGCGGGCCACCTGGGCCCGTGTGTACGTCACCGGCAACCACGAGTACTACAGCGAGGCCCAGGGCTGGGTAGACCTGATGGACGAGCTGGGCTGGGAGCCGCTCCGCAACCGCCATCTGCTGCTCGAACGCGGAGGCGACACCCTCGTGGTCGCCGGCGTGGACGACGTCACCGCCGAGTCGTCCGGCCTGGCGGGCCACCGCGCCCACCTCGACGGAGCCCTGAGCGGCGCCGACCCCGAGCTCCCCGTCCTGCTCCTGGCACACCAGCCCAAGTTCGTCGACCGGGCCGCGGCAGCGGGCGTCGACCTCCAGCTCTCCGGCCACACCCACGGCGGCCAGATCTGGCCCTTCCACCACCTGGTCCGCATCGACCAGCCCGTCGTCGCCGGTCTCAGCCACCACGGCGACCGCACCCGCCTCTACACCAGCCGCGGCACCGGCTTCTGGGGCCCGCCGTTCCGCGTCTTCGCCCCCAGCGAGATCACCCTGCTCGTGCTCCGCTCCCCGCACCGGCCCACCCAGCCGTAG
- a CDS encoding acyl carrier protein gives MTPANDTAQQHTHASVTAWLIGLLAEILDVSPDRIDPDTPLDLLGVDSATALVICAGVRDELSLPLRPKEVFAHFTADALARHLSAPLPAEASGR, from the coding sequence ATGACCCCCGCGAACGACACGGCCCAGCAGCACACCCACGCCTCCGTCACGGCCTGGCTCATCGGCCTCCTCGCGGAGATCCTCGACGTGTCCCCGGACCGGATCGACCCGGACACCCCGCTGGACCTGCTGGGGGTCGACTCGGCCACCGCGCTCGTCATCTGCGCCGGGGTCCGGGACGAACTGAGCCTCCCGCTGCGCCCCAAGGAGGTGTTCGCCCACTTCACGGCCGACGCCCTGGCCCGCCACCTCAGCGCCCCGCTCCCGGCGGAAGCGAGCGGCCGGTGA
- a CDS encoding NADPH-dependent FMN reductase has protein sequence MPRLHIISASTRPSSAGRPLARWIAELATEHDAFDTRLLDLGEIALPFMDEPEHPEAGVYRHRHTKDWSATIAAGDCFVFVMPMYNGGFSAPLKNAIDYLYQEWQNKPVGLVSYSAGKTGGAPAIEMIRPVLGRVGLRPALRTLSVPAIESYVDEEGRFAPTADLRTRAQAVLDAVADLATTPEAERVSA, from the coding sequence GTGCCCCGTCTGCACATCATTTCCGCCAGCACCCGCCCCAGTTCGGCCGGCCGCCCGCTCGCGCGCTGGATCGCCGAACTCGCCACGGAGCACGATGCGTTCGACACCCGGCTGCTCGACCTCGGCGAGATCGCGCTGCCCTTCATGGACGAGCCGGAGCACCCGGAGGCGGGCGTCTACCGCCACCGGCACACGAAGGACTGGAGCGCGACGATCGCGGCCGGCGACTGCTTCGTCTTCGTGATGCCGATGTACAACGGCGGCTTCAGCGCCCCGCTGAAGAACGCGATCGACTACCTGTACCAGGAGTGGCAGAACAAGCCCGTGGGGCTGGTCAGCTACAGCGCGGGCAAGACCGGCGGTGCCCCGGCCATCGAGATGATCCGGCCCGTACTCGGCCGGGTCGGCCTGCGCCCCGCCCTGCGGACGCTGTCCGTCCCGGCCATCGAGTCGTACGTCGACGAGGAGGGCCGCTTCGCCCCCACGGCCGACCTGCGGACCCGCGCACAGGCGGTCCTCGACGCGGTGGCGGACCTGGCCACGACCCCCGAAGCGGAGCGCGTCTCGGCCTGA
- a CDS encoding type II toxin-antitoxin system VapB family antitoxin, translating to MAKVNISLDAELVVEVMVLAGVGSPQDAVEAVVRDYIARGHRTEARTELKEQSLREVEVKPQDPQG from the coding sequence GTGGCCAAGGTCAACATCAGTCTCGATGCCGAACTGGTGGTGGAAGTGATGGTGCTGGCCGGGGTCGGCTCGCCCCAGGACGCCGTCGAAGCGGTCGTGCGTGACTACATTGCCCGCGGGCACCGCACCGAGGCACGCACCGAGCTCAAGGAGCAGAGCCTGCGAGAGGTCGAGGTCAAACCGCAGGACCCTCAAGGCTGA
- a CDS encoding LysE family translocator, translating to MLTFAAASLVLIMIPGPDQALITRNSLTGGRRAGLLTMVGGMLGLSVHVSAAALGISALLLASATAFTVLKAVGVAYLVWMGVATLRGARRTRREPPADEDADPSARPGARHLRHGFLSNALNPKVALFFVTFLPQFLPTRGSVLPRALLLSLLFAMLYALWFSVYVCTVDRLGKWLRRPRVRARIEQITGLLLIGFAVRLAFQSP from the coding sequence GTGCTGACCTTCGCCGCCGCCTCACTGGTGCTCATCATGATCCCCGGCCCCGACCAGGCCCTGATCACCAGGAACTCGCTCACCGGCGGACGCCGGGCCGGGCTGCTGACCATGGTCGGCGGGATGCTCGGGCTCAGCGTCCATGTCTCGGCTGCCGCGCTCGGCATCTCGGCCCTGCTGCTCGCCTCGGCGACCGCCTTCACCGTGCTCAAGGCGGTGGGGGTGGCCTACCTGGTGTGGATGGGCGTCGCGACCCTGCGCGGGGCCCGGCGCACCCGGCGGGAGCCGCCGGCCGACGAGGATGCGGACCCGTCCGCGCGACCGGGCGCCCGGCACCTCAGACACGGCTTCCTGTCCAACGCGCTCAACCCGAAGGTGGCGCTCTTCTTCGTCACTTTCCTGCCGCAGTTCCTGCCCACCCGGGGAAGTGTGCTGCCCAGGGCGCTGCTGCTGTCGCTGCTGTTCGCGATGCTGTACGCGCTCTGGTTCAGCGTGTACGTGTGCACCGTGGACCGGCTCGGCAAGTGGCTGCGCCGACCGCGGGTGCGCGCCCGGATCGAGCAGATCACCGGACTCCTGCTGATCGGCTTCGCGGTCCGGCTCGCCTTCCAGTCACCATGA
- a CDS encoding thioesterase II family protein, giving the protein MSAVLPPRWLVSGPPRATGLQLYCFAHGGGSAAEYLRWARGLGRARVHAVQLPGRGPRLAEPPLTSMRRLVEAFLSEVPPTEGPFVFFGHSLGALVSYEITRALVAAGRPLPAHLVVSAHPAPHLPRVAGQVHRLPDDQLLDAVARAHGGIPDEVLASPELRGMAAAALRADHQVLETYTWRPAVPLPVPVTVFGGEDDRVTAGELEAWREHTTDRTAVRRFPGGHFYLRERPAPVLRALAATLGSVSGADRSGPC; this is encoded by the coding sequence GTGAGCGCCGTACTCCCGCCCCGCTGGCTGGTCAGCGGACCGCCCAGGGCCACCGGACTCCAGCTGTACTGCTTCGCCCACGGGGGCGGCTCCGCCGCGGAGTACCTGCGCTGGGCCCGGGGCCTCGGCCGCGCCCGGGTGCACGCCGTCCAACTGCCGGGCCGCGGCCCGCGCCTCGCCGAACCGCCGCTCACCTCGATGCGCCGGCTGGTCGAGGCTTTCCTCTCCGAAGTCCCGCCCACCGAGGGGCCGTTCGTGTTCTTCGGGCACAGCCTGGGTGCGCTCGTCTCGTACGAGATCACCCGGGCCCTCGTGGCCGCGGGCCGCCCGCTGCCCGCGCACCTGGTCGTCTCCGCCCACCCGGCTCCCCATCTGCCGCGCGTGGCGGGCCAGGTGCACCGGCTGCCCGACGACCAGTTGCTCGACGCGGTCGCCCGGGCCCACGGCGGCATCCCCGACGAGGTACTGGCCTCGCCCGAGCTGCGGGGGATGGCCGCCGCCGCGCTGCGCGCGGACCACCAGGTCCTGGAGACCTACACCTGGCGTCCGGCCGTACCGCTGCCCGTACCGGTCACGGTGTTCGGAGGAGAGGACGACCGGGTGACCGCAGGGGAGTTGGAGGCCTGGCGCGAGCACACCACGGACCGGACCGCCGTCCGGCGGTTCCCCGGCGGCCACTTCTATCTGCGCGAGCGGCCGGCACCGGTACTGCGGGCGCTGGCCGCGACCCTGGGCTCGGTGAGCGGCGCGGACCGGAGCGGCCCGTGCTGA
- a CDS encoding nucleotide sugar dehydrogenase: MRVSVFGLGYVGCVSAACLASMGHEVVGVDVNQVKVDLVNDGKAPVVEERIGELIAEVVRTGALRATDDVREAVMNSEVSLVCVGTPSEPNGSLCTTYLERVTEQIGAALAERGGRHTIVFRSTMLPGTCLNLLVPILEKYVGGMAGVDIGVAVNPEFLREGTSVRDFFDPPKTVIGELDPASGDAVVALYEGLPGEVFRVPVPTAEAIKYADNAFHGLKIGFANELGAVCQALGVDSHQVMDVFLADRKLNISPAYLRPGFAFGGSCLPKDLRSLVHAAQRADVSVPILSHVLASNSDHLQRAVDLVERTGKRRVGLFGLSFKPGTDDLRESPLVELAERLFGKGYDLRIHDANVSLSRLLGANREYVETRLPHLAQLLADSVGEVLEHAEVCLVGTRDPAVLSALPHGGDGPVIVDLIHLPDAETRRTEPGYMGLAW, from the coding sequence ATGAGAGTCAGCGTTTTCGGGCTCGGCTACGTGGGCTGTGTGTCGGCCGCGTGCCTGGCCAGCATGGGGCACGAGGTCGTCGGGGTGGACGTGAACCAGGTGAAGGTCGACCTGGTCAACGACGGCAAGGCCCCGGTGGTCGAGGAGCGTATCGGCGAGCTCATCGCCGAAGTCGTACGGACCGGAGCGTTACGCGCCACCGACGACGTCCGCGAGGCGGTCATGAACAGCGAGGTGTCGCTGGTCTGCGTGGGCACCCCGTCGGAGCCCAACGGCAGCCTGTGCACCACGTACTTGGAGCGGGTCACCGAGCAGATCGGCGCCGCGCTGGCCGAGCGGGGCGGGCGGCACACCATCGTGTTCCGCAGCACCATGCTCCCGGGCACCTGCCTGAACCTGCTGGTGCCGATCCTGGAGAAGTACGTCGGCGGCATGGCCGGGGTGGACATCGGGGTCGCGGTCAACCCGGAGTTCCTGCGCGAGGGCACGAGCGTGCGGGACTTCTTCGACCCGCCCAAGACCGTCATCGGCGAGCTCGACCCGGCAAGCGGCGACGCGGTGGTGGCGCTGTACGAGGGCTTGCCCGGCGAGGTGTTCCGGGTGCCGGTCCCGACGGCCGAGGCGATCAAATACGCGGACAACGCGTTCCACGGCCTCAAGATCGGCTTCGCGAACGAGCTGGGCGCCGTGTGCCAGGCCCTCGGGGTGGACTCGCACCAGGTGATGGACGTGTTCCTGGCCGACCGCAAGCTGAACATCAGCCCCGCCTACCTGCGGCCCGGCTTCGCCTTCGGCGGCTCCTGCCTGCCCAAGGACCTGCGGAGTCTGGTCCACGCGGCACAGCGCGCCGACGTCTCGGTGCCCATCCTCTCCCATGTGCTGGCCTCCAACTCCGACCATCTGCAGCGCGCGGTGGACCTGGTCGAGCGCACCGGCAAGCGCCGGGTGGGCCTGTTCGGGCTGTCCTTCAAGCCGGGCACCGACGACCTGCGCGAGAGCCCGCTCGTCGAGCTGGCGGAGAGGCTCTTCGGCAAGGGCTACGACCTGCGGATACACGACGCCAACGTGAGCCTCTCCCGGCTGCTCGGCGCGAACCGCGAGTACGTCGAGACCCGGCTGCCGCACCTCGCGCAACTGCTCGCGGATTCCGTCGGCGAGGTGCTCGAACACGCCGAGGTGTGCCTGGTCGGAACCAGGGATCCGGCCGTGCTGTCGGCGCTGCCCCATGGCGGCGACGGCCCGGTGATCGTCGACCTCATCCATCTTCCCGACGCCGAGACGCGCCGGACCGAACCGGGGTACATGGGCCTTGCTTGGTAA
- a CDS encoding MarR family winged helix-turn-helix transcriptional regulator: MNDEPRWLTDREQRAWQAYRRLFLLLNAQLVRDLGRDSGLSEPDYDVLSSLSGSPDHRRRVSELAARMLWSRSRLSHHLGRMEQRGLVVREECATDGRGAVVILTDKGKRTIETAAPLHVESVRRYFVDLLTPEQIDVFAEIGEHVVDNLKRTGDGA, from the coding sequence GTGAACGATGAGCCTCGCTGGCTGACAGATCGCGAACAGCGCGCGTGGCAGGCGTACCGTCGGCTGTTCCTGTTGCTGAACGCCCAACTCGTCCGTGACCTGGGCCGCGACAGCGGGCTGTCCGAACCGGACTACGACGTACTGTCCAGCCTGAGCGGCAGCCCGGACCACCGGCGCCGGGTCAGCGAGCTGGCCGCCCGCATGCTCTGGTCACGCAGCCGCCTCTCCCACCACCTGGGCCGGATGGAGCAGCGGGGCCTGGTGGTGCGCGAGGAGTGCGCGACCGACGGACGGGGCGCAGTCGTCATCCTCACGGACAAGGGGAAGCGGACCATCGAGACGGCGGCGCCCCTGCACGTCGAATCGGTGCGCCGTTACTTCGTCGACCTGCTGACGCCCGAGCAGATCGACGTGTTCGCCGAGATCGGCGAACACGTCGTGGACAACCTCAAGCGCACCGGCGACGGCGCCTAG
- a CDS encoding FHA domain-containing protein, translated as MAPVLVGREGILAGERIPVIGTRVTFGRNPENTVVVSSLSVSRFHAEIVLDDTQGYVLRDCGSSNGTAVNGEEIDSQLLKPGDDITIGDQEFRFEVPDAMETIMALSLPRSLTHGDEETERGPVLRVTIAGGGPVGLSLALLLEHFLGAQVDITVYDGRWRKQGRRIVWKDVSQGNVRRQQVVTVQSRQYLSLPEEAQARLFDPDNYTEMWPSGPDSIGDHHPRNMRIAYIEDRLLEVANEKPGRIRLVPARFSVDEQQDALTTQHVLAICDGGRSHTREYFAAKFGKADASIYSLNDRHLQDVILGLRVKSALADPMAVLLTVGQNRFLLNSLRGEGFLNMRLTDAEAAEVVGIDPVRRVFEECIASRPCVMGRDEHGDFRCSTHSTLFLPALIRGSALWKRVGEGLRLFGVEPHELNAVTSFRLDMVQRPRFTAELLPPTANSTGTYGFLLGDAANSIHFWPGRGLNSGLASAISLARSLNGAWNGKPFRDADFLRHEAAMSMLQYRHKSRAWKAMVTTDDQGATWAIKDIIAHGIDGIAEEPDREADTATLLERLRGIRSRLAKRMSGLPDDEAILERLGTLEDGTLRMLVLSGAWDTLTMGGEEVDIDIFYGQDSAAAAAAVEALEPAVPL; from the coding sequence GTGGCGCCGGTGCTTGTTGGACGCGAAGGAATACTGGCCGGAGAGCGCATACCGGTGATCGGCACCCGGGTCACCTTCGGGCGCAATCCCGAGAACACCGTCGTCGTCTCCAGTCTGAGCGTCTCGCGCTTCCACGCGGAGATCGTCCTCGACGACACCCAGGGCTACGTGCTCCGCGACTGCGGAAGCAGCAACGGCACCGCGGTGAACGGTGAGGAGATCGACTCCCAACTCCTCAAGCCCGGGGACGACATCACCATCGGGGACCAGGAGTTCCGCTTCGAGGTCCCGGACGCCATGGAGACGATCATGGCGCTCTCCTTGCCGAGGTCCCTGACCCACGGTGACGAGGAGACCGAACGCGGGCCCGTGCTGCGGGTCACCATCGCGGGCGGCGGCCCCGTCGGCCTGTCGCTCGCCCTCCTGCTGGAGCACTTCCTCGGCGCCCAGGTGGACATCACCGTCTACGACGGCCGCTGGCGCAAACAGGGCCGCCGCATCGTCTGGAAGGACGTGAGCCAGGGCAATGTGCGGCGCCAGCAGGTCGTGACCGTGCAGAGCCGTCAGTACCTGAGTCTGCCCGAGGAGGCGCAGGCCCGGCTCTTCGACCCGGACAACTACACCGAGATGTGGCCCTCCGGCCCCGACTCGATCGGCGATCACCACCCGCGCAACATGCGTATCGCCTACATCGAGGACCGGCTTCTGGAGGTGGCCAACGAGAAGCCGGGCCGGATCCGGCTCGTCCCCGCCCGGTTCAGCGTCGACGAACAACAGGACGCCCTGACCACCCAGCACGTACTGGCGATCTGTGACGGCGGGCGGTCGCACACCCGTGAGTACTTCGCCGCCAAATTCGGCAAAGCGGACGCGTCCATCTACTCGCTGAACGACCGGCATCTCCAGGACGTCATCCTCGGACTGCGCGTGAAGTCGGCTCTGGCCGATCCCATGGCGGTACTGCTGACCGTCGGGCAGAACCGGTTCCTGCTGAACTCCCTGCGTGGCGAGGGGTTCCTCAACATGCGCCTGACGGACGCGGAGGCCGCGGAAGTCGTCGGCATCGACCCGGTCCGCCGTGTCTTCGAGGAGTGCATCGCCTCGCGTCCCTGCGTCATGGGGCGCGACGAGCACGGCGACTTCCGGTGCTCCACGCACAGCACACTGTTCCTGCCGGCGCTCATCAGGGGCTCGGCCCTGTGGAAGCGGGTGGGTGAGGGGCTGCGCCTGTTCGGGGTCGAGCCCCACGAACTGAACGCGGTCACCTCATTTCGCCTGGACATGGTGCAACGCCCGCGATTCACGGCCGAGTTGCTGCCACCGACGGCCAACTCCACCGGTACGTACGGCTTTTTGCTGGGTGACGCCGCCAACTCGATCCACTTCTGGCCGGGCCGGGGACTCAACAGCGGCCTGGCCTCGGCGATCTCGCTCGCACGGTCCCTCAACGGGGCGTGGAACGGCAAGCCCTTCCGGGACGCCGACTTCCTGCGCCACGAGGCCGCCATGTCGATGCTCCAGTACCGCCACAAGAGCCGTGCCTGGAAGGCGATGGTGACCACCGACGACCAGGGCGCCACCTGGGCGATCAAGGACATCATCGCGCACGGCATCGACGGAATCGCCGAGGAGCCGGACCGCGAGGCCGACACCGCGACGCTGCTGGAGCGGCTGCGCGGGATCCGCTCCCGGCTGGCGAAGCGCATGTCCGGGCTGCCGGACGACGAGGCCATCCTGGAGCGGCTGGGAACCCTGGAGGACGGCACCCTGCGCATGCTGGTCCTCAGCGGTGCCTGGGACACCCTCACCATGGGCGGCGAGGAGGTCGACATCGACATCTTCTACGGGCAGGACTCCGCCGCGGCGGCGGCCGCCGTCGAGGCACTGGAGCCGGCCGTGCCGCTCTGA
- a CDS encoding DUF2461 family protein: MRARFAGWPEGAFDVLMRLQGEPSQSLREECRKDRERLVRQPMIALLNEVADRDLEYDDFSVWHYRTNAWWWQHQSAVIRVARNVEMGLRFDLDGLRIQGAWWYPVPEQIRMFRQAVAAEDSGRRLVDLVEELRGRDYEVTGDLMKRVPRDYPADHPRAGLLRHRSLIAARPLGCDAWLHTPEAVDVVLAALGELKDLMSWLARHVKV, translated from the coding sequence ATGCGCGCACGCTTCGCGGGATGGCCCGAGGGGGCGTTCGACGTCCTGATGCGGTTGCAGGGCGAGCCTTCGCAGTCCCTGCGTGAGGAGTGCAGAAAGGATCGCGAGCGGCTGGTGCGGCAGCCGATGATCGCGCTGCTGAACGAAGTCGCGGACAGGGACCTGGAATACGACGACTTCTCCGTCTGGCACTACCGCACGAACGCGTGGTGGTGGCAGCACCAGAGCGCGGTGATCCGGGTTGCGCGCAATGTCGAGATGGGCCTGCGCTTCGATCTCGACGGCCTGCGGATCCAAGGGGCCTGGTGGTACCCCGTTCCCGAGCAGATCAGAATGTTCCGGCAGGCGGTGGCCGCGGAGGACAGCGGCCGCAGACTCGTCGACCTTGTCGAGGAGCTGAGGGGCCGGGACTACGAGGTCACCGGTGACCTCATGAAGCGGGTTCCCCGGGACTACCCGGCTGATCATCCCCGCGCCGGACTCCTGCGGCACCGCTCGTTGATCGCCGCTCGGCCGCTGGGGTGCGATGCCTGGCTGCACACCCCGGAGGCGGTGGATGTCGTCCTCGCGGCGCTGGGGGAGCTCAAGGACCTGATGTCCTGGCTGGCCCGGCACGTGAAGGTCTGA